TCACAACAAGACAGTCGAAGTCACCAGTAATGGAAATGTCCCACAGATAACACACAATAGCGCAGAATCAGTCATTTCTGTTGTGGCCACAGATCCACATGTAGCTACTTATAGATGTGAATACTGCTCCGAGACCTTCAGCAACAAAGCATTGCTGAACATCCATACGCAGGtacacaaaaaacattttgtcagtCGTTTGGCATGCAAATTTTGCCATAAGAAATTCACGCACCTTAAAAGGCTACGTAATCATGAACAAACATGCTGTATGACACAGCTTGACGCAACTGAGAATAAAAGCTGTGAGCCTCAATTCAGTATCTCTAATGTAGACAATACTTCCAGTACAGATGGCAGTGTGCAGCATGCAAGTCCAGAAGATAAATCAGACAGCTACTCTGATAATCACATAGATGAAGACAGTTCACCAGAGTTTACCAGTTTACCAGATAATGGTGAGAAAGCAGTTGACGGACAAAGAATGCATGTGTGCAGCGtgtgtaaacgttcttatgtcaCTCTATCAAGCCTTAGGAGACATGCAAATGTCCATTCATGGCAGAGGGCCTACCCGTGCCATTACTGCAATAAAGTTTTTGCTTTGGCTGAATATCGTACCAAGCATGAGATCTGGCACACGGGAGAAAGGAGATACCAGTGCATTTTCTGTTTAGAGACTTTCATGACATACTACATTTTGAAAAACCACCAGAAATCCTTTCACGGCATCGACCCGAGGCTGGCTGTGAACAAAAAGTCAGCTCACGGTGGTTTTAAAAGCAACCTGTATCCTTTTAAACTCTACAGACTTCTGCCCAcgacatttagaaaaaaacaatacaaaacatacagcCAGACCCTCGCTGAAACTGCAGAGTCCAATGATCCGCCTTTTCAAGTTCCTTTAGCACCAAGGCCTCAGAACTCATTAACCACCCCATCAGTCAACTTTGAAAATAACATTATCGGTGCTCAAAATAGTCCAGATGCAGTTAGTATGGGGCAGCCATCATTTTCTATGCCATTGACCTTCATGGCCACTCCAAACATTGTTGCATCAGTAGCACCTTGTGTTAACTTCAACCAACTAAGTAATCCAAGTCATATGTTAACTTCTGAAGCTGGAGGGTGCCCACGGACAGCACTGAGCACAACAACTCAGAACACCAACACCCTTTTAACCCCATGTCCAGCTAATGCCAGCAGCACCAGTTCATCTGTAATCAGCTATGGATACCCTGGACCCTCTGTTATAATGCAGACCAACAGAGTCTCGTCTGTAATAGTGCATGGGAATGAAATGGGAGTTAACAGTGATGACAAAGACCGCAGCGATGTGCCATTCTTAGAAATGACTGGTAACAGCTTTTCAGAACCTGATAACGATGACAAAGGTCATATGAGGACACATTTCAAGCAAGAGGAACTGTCCGGTATGCAAATAACAGAGACAATAGCAGATAAGATGGTCCAGCCAGAAGGATTTGGTGATGCAGCTAATATAATTACAAATATCCTCTACCCAGGCAGCAAAACAGAAACTTACATTGCCAAGCCAGCATGCCCAGGTCCTTCTTTTGATAGTCAAGTTCCACCTCTTTGCCAGATAACAGTAAAAATTGGCGATGAGGCTATGGTGAGAAGGCGTATTAAAGGATCAAAACTCTTCCAAAGCAAAAGAAAGTGGGGTCATTTGGCGGATGAGGACCAGAGCAGTGTGACAGGAAAAGAAGGGAACGACAGGAATGCTAGTTTACGTGCAAGAACAGAAGCAACTCCAGTCATAGAGAATGAAACTTATGATGATGTGACTGATCGCGACACAGCTGACAAACTGTGGCGCCCTTATTACTCTTACAAACCTAAAAAGAAAACCAAAGGGGCAAAGAAACTGAGGACCAAACACAGGAGAAAATGCAAGAATCTTCAAATCCCTGCTAGACATCTGAGATCAAATGCAAAAGATCAAGACTGCCTTGAAGGCTACATTGACACAAGCTACAGTTTGCATGACACAGTCATTTCTAACCCAGCCAAAATGGGAAAACATCTTCAAAAGGGTGCGTACAAACAGACTTATTCCTGCATCATGTGCCGAAATGTGTTTTCAAGCTTGTCTGCATTAGAGGTACACAAGATGAGCTGCCATGCTAAAGAGCAGTCTTACCTCTGTAAAACTTGTGGAAAGCCATTTTCTCCCCATGAAATTCCTTATGAAAACCACGCCTTCCCTTTAGACAAAAAAGAATTTGTCTGTAAGAACTGTGTTGAAGATGGCTCCTGTTTCAACAACAATTTGAGGAGTCATAACACAGAGAAACGCTACCGATGCTCTTTCTGCCCGCAGCGCTTCTTGTACCTGGCTACCAAGAAGAGCCATGAGAAGAAACATctagaaaagcatggtaaaggctaCAGCTGCTCCTACTGCCCTAAAGTTTGCAAATCCTCAGCAGCCCTTGGAATGCACCAGAAGAAGCATTTTATTAAAAGCAAAGAGGAGGAACAAGAGCCAGCAGGAAACCACTGTGGCATTGCAGCAAATGAATCAAAACTTACTGCACCACAAAACAGTGACGCAGACACATTCAGAGCACCCAAACTGGAACATGAAAGCGAGGTTAGTAGCAACAGGGGCTTTCAAGAATGCAAAACACCAGATGATAAGACACTGACATTATCTCTAGAGGAAGGCTTGCCTCAGACACAAGTACCCTTAGAAAGCGCATTGAACGCCTGCCCAGCTACCTTAAGTGATCAACTTAGTCAATTTGCTGAGCCTTGGGACCAGCTGGACCAAATCAATAATGACATGACTGGAAAAGCATATGATGAGTATAGCGTCCAATCGGTCAAAGACTACCAGAACCCTCATGTTTACTCAGAGCAGTTTGCCCCATTAAACATGATGAGGAAGATGCAGACATGTAGCACGCATGCAGACTTTCCAAAGACAGAATACAGGTATCCATGTAAAAAAGAACCCCTCCTCCAACCTGACTACTGGTCCTCTGAAAAGAAAGCAACAGGAGACAATGCAAACTGAATACTGACCAAAGGTGTACCAACAGAGAAGTACAGTAAACAGACTGAAGGTATTGAACGTGCAAGTGCGCCTGAGCACACGTGTGTAAATAAAATAGCTAACGATGCAAGCATACAGATGcataataaacatattttccTGTTTCTTAGCAATAGTGAAGCAAGTGTAGAAAACAAACCTGAAGCTCTTAAATGTCCTGtaaatgtttagtaaaaaaaaaatatttttcttcacactgcaaataaacatttggtagtttttcatatatttttaaaaatgttggttTTATTTGTGTAATGTTTTATTTGGCTTTGTGGGGATTCTGGTAACTGTATCCTGCTTTTTATATGTTTTCTATTGTCTTTTCTGTAATCTAGGACTTTTTTCTGTAATCTACTGGGTATTGTTAGCTGCACATGACTGGGAATAATGGTTGTTAACTGTCAATGTCTTCTGTATGGGGCCTTTCTTTAAAGTGTGGCTTAAAGGGGcatttttaatacagaaaagAGTATTAGAGACTTAAGATATTACGGTAAGTTACACCAACCAgtttttcaaaatcttttttttttttttttttcccccaaactgCAAGGGACTCCTAGCCACTTGTTATATTATCTAATAACTTGCTCAGCACGCTACACAAAAATATATTAAGCTGCCAAAACATATTTCCAAATCATTGACAGTTGCAAAAGTTTCCAAAAAATGAGCAAATTGCTATTAACAACACAACATTTAGGAATACAGCCCTCAGTGATGTTAAATGGACAGAGCTCAACATCATTTACAAAATGATTTGTTATCAAACTCTTTATGGTGTGATGAAACCTCTTACTATTCATGAAAATGAATTCAACCTAACGTGTTTGGAGTAAATAAAAGCTTGCATGTATTTTAGCGTTACGCTGTTGTTGCTTATTATCTTCATTTCATTGGTGGTTCTTAAGTTTCAAAATATCTGTGCAagtatttaaaaacacagcataTGCTGCCAATTTTACATCTCAGCTTTATGTctcacacagtcattctgcaatgGTAGTAAATTGATAATATGGTAGGACAGACTGCTCATTATTTTTTGCATGAATTTGAAGATGGAGTTGTGGCAGAGGGGCTGGGTGTCTATGGAGGTtaggaggcagaaaggagactCAGAACTGAactgcaagtttatttttcttaaatcaaactatatacaaaaacacagctcacagagccaaaataaaaaggttaaacaaaaacaagtcatgaatacaaaatgaaacagaaaatccctCACCCAAATCTTGCATGATCACAgtgggtttttaaataaaaatacaggaacATTTGTTTCTCTTCCTGTAGCACCAACCTCCCTGTTCCCAGCTCCCTGGTCATCTCCCAAATTGACTTTTTAAAAGGACCTAGCTCTTACTAATTATCACCAATTATTCTAtttggaacagccacattctcacatgtttttggcagggacaggaattaaccccatccctgccaaccaccaccaccaaaacacaaaaaacacccaCACTATTTCCAGGCAGAGCTCTGGGGTGATTATGTATTATACATGGTACAGAGATATTTAGCAAGCAAGGGTGCAATATCATACCTCTAGTCATTTTGCATTTTGTTATCCATAACAAAACATTTGGAACTACACTACAATTTAAACTGGCAACTAATGTTATCATAGAAAGATATAGGCCTAGATATTCAAAGCGATGCGCTATCCCCTCGCAAAATCTGTGCATCGCAAAAAtgagtgcttttgcacaaaaattgATATTTTCCAACATGGCACAAAACAGTTGGAAAATAGCAGTCTTTTGCTCaattcgcaaatgtgtttgtgcctcacaAAACCACCTGCGCATTCAATACCActatagcagaaatgcacaagagctatgcgtgaatgcgcagaattggaatactacacgaTGTAATGGAAACCTTAAGTGCATTTCAAGCCTGTCACGCTTATCACAAAacttagccattttcattcaaatttggccttcggcgcaattcaaatatttttgtgcttaagcatataCAATTTGCCCACATGCATACATTTGaatctaatgtttatcattatcacaggcattagcattgctaataagctaaatatttaaaggaccatcacagattctacggaattcaaacagatgtatgtatctatgctgtgctgtttgctgggaagtgagtttatgatttctctacttctgtctccataattttgacaggtgtctcagcaaatatgagtacatgttacctattctaattaatttacattttttgactttcttgttttctgttaaagtatcttcagtttttttttgtttctcagtattagccgtgatccCGTTTATCAAACCGCTATTGCTGCCTGCCTGGACTGATAGTCAGATTTATCCTGTGACCCTTTAATGCCCTGAGACATGGAGTAATGGAATTTGCGATTCCTTTGTAAATTGTCTGCTAATGGACTCTGTGCAAGGATTCGAATAAAGCCAAGATAATTCTATTATATCCAATAGTTATGCAGTCCATTGTAATTTCACAAGACTTTGCAGATATCCAGCTGTAGTTTCTCTGGATGGATTTGAGTTGGTATTCATCGAGGAATGGTTATTTATAATAACAGTACACACCCCTATTTGACTAAGCATGTCTAATTTGTggccctacaccctattgacagtggtatTGTAGGTGTTTCTGTATGTTTTGCCCTGCACCCTACATACTGTGCTTTCATAACATAGTCCCTTTGTGTATCACATATACACACAGCCTCTTGTGTGGAAACAGGTGACCTTTTCTGATGTGGTTTCTTCCTTCAATTGTCACCCTCGCAGATGCACGTATCTTCCACAACCTTGAGATTTCTTTCTGAACCACATTTCTTTCAGACCTTGTTATTGGCAAACACCACAAAATACATGACATACTTTAAAATGATAACCTTTGTATATGTCCTCAGAGATAATTAACAAAGACCGATCTGGCCCAGTTTCTGGTGGTTGAAGAAATGTACACAGATTGTTATTTGTGCATATTTCAATCTATCATCCTACTGTTTTTGTATGCTATCCTGATATttacaagtttaaaaaacaataaaaagctgCATATGGGCAAATTGCGAACAAAATATAAACATATGttgaattaatcaattaaaaacatatgAGCCAATACCATTACATTTCCACGCGATTCAAAACTTGATTTCTTCTTTTACAAGGAGGGTAATATACGGGGGACTGATAACGCACTCGTAAATATAGTTGTGTGGCTAACAGTGTAGGGGTTGGACAACTGCTGTAAATGGAGCCACCCTGATCAGCTAGACACGTTTAAATAGTGTTCTAGGGCACAGTGACTATTCCTCCAAaaatgacttgcaacagggagaccctgcatttatatattacagaatactaATCAGGGATTCCCATTAATCATTAGCCCTACATGTGTCAGGCGCTTCCACTTCCTGCCTTTGATTAATGATATCTTAAGTTCTCTGCTTCCTCGGCTATactaacaaataaacacatttaacacCACATGTGTGAAACTCTGGAATGATGAAGATTAATAAATAACCCTGTTTAGCTTACCTTTAAAATGCATTCCAACCTTAGATTCAGACAGCCTTAAAATACCCTGCATGTTCAATCCTTCAGTTTATTTCAACTAGCATTATTGGTCAGTCGGTATCAGTCACATCATTTTACCAAAACGTTGCCCTGTTTTGCGTAAACTCAGAAGTCTACCACTTTCTGCGTAAACTCTTTAAGACTTTCGTTCTGCTGACTGCACTGATGCTGCGTGTAACCAATAAGAACTTACTGACGAGCCGGTAGGGAGGAGCTTATCGTCTTGCATTCATGAACGGATGTTAGTCGAGCTACTGAATGTATAGTAAGCACACAGTTTAGTTGCACTATGGCGGAAGAAGATGATCCGGTGATTCGGACTTTACAGAGCCTCAGGGGAAAAATTTGTAAGTACTGTATAACTAACagcttctttttttgtaatactcCCAAGTGCATTTTAAACGGAAAGCCAGAAAGACGGGCGTGGCATGAGCAAAGTTGTCCCGCATTGTGCAGTGCTGGGGAAAAACTAGGCATAAGAACACACCAACCCCGATTTAAAGAGACAAGCCGCAAGCGGGCCTGACCAACTAAAAACAGTTAACTGATTTGTGATTCATTATTTAATACATTGTGGCTTCTGGATATTAAGGCTTGCTTGATGTActgtttttggtttaaaaataaaaaagggtcaTGTCTTACTGGCTTACAATACATGTTCAGAATAGCTTAGCTTTTAAAAGTTGCACTGCAGTAGTACCGGTGGCAGCTGTAATTTGAGTGTCCGTATTTTTCTGTCAGTTAGGCATGTGTAATGATAGTGTGTTATAACTgatgttcatttctgtgtatctAATATTGTTTTCCTCTAAAAACGTATTATTAAGATTTTGTTGAACGAAACTTGCAAAACTTGTCAGGAAATTGGCTCATTTTTTACTAGATACTGAAACTAGTTGCGGTAAAGacatttctgtttgttaaactgAAGATTGAAGAATGAATTAACCAGGCACCTTAGCAAGCCCTGGTAGATAAGACTAGTGTCTGAATTTATCATTTCATGCTTGCAGTTGCAATATTTGTGCACCTACTGTACTTTTTAGAGGCGGGATGTTGTGGTTTCCTGGTAGCTGTCAATGTTCAATAACATAATGTCAGACAGcaacaaaaaaaggcattctctttacAGGTAAGGAAGCATGCAAAACCTGATGATTACCATACAAGATAATAATTATGGATTTCAGTTTTTGTGTCCATGTAATTCAGAAAAATATTTCTAATGGATTGTGCTGTAATAAATACTATCGGCAACATAATTAATAGTCTTGGGTTAGATTTATGATGACATTTCCAATAATAGATTATTGGCAAAAATGTTCAAGACAATTACTAATATCTTGTTAAACCCTATCAATTCTGACTTCATCCCTAGTTACTGCACTGTAGTAGTCCCTTTCTTGCACacagttgtttattttgtttgttttttgtgcgcTGTCTATTTGAAGTAAAACCACAGTGGAGACTAAATTAAAGTAATTTCCACTCCCCACCTACCACCCCCCAAAAAATCTCTTCATGGCTGAATCAGGGTCAAGAAGGTTGAGTGGGAGGAGAGGAACAGTGGAgcttgtgtttcttgtgttttaaCTGCTTGTCAGAAACACCATGTCGACTATAACGCCACTATAGATAATAATTTTCCTGTAAATAATGGAGACACAAATGATGATAATATTGCAATAATCAAATGTTACAACCATAGCCAGCTAGATATGTATTAGAATTAGGCCCAGTGTTGTGTGTATTCAGGGATTAAAGGCCTGGAATATGGCATACCAAGAGCACCATGGCTAATGCAGATGTGcagatttgattatttttttttactgatgggGATGGATCTCTATCTTATAGAAAAAACAATTGGATAAACTTGACTTTTCAAGACAATCTGCGTATGTTTTTGAAAACCCATACAGTATAGATCATTTTATCCCTCATCAGAATGCAAAGTGCAAACCACTTGATTTCTTCTGGCTAGATTGTAAGTTTAGATAGAAATGCACAAGCTTAAAAAAAATTTATACATTGCCAGTTGCAACATAGGACTCTTTCAGCAAGCACAgtttgagattttaaaaatgtgGAGTGGTGCCAATGGGCATCCAAGATGTGGCAATCATGCAGAGATGTCCTTAAATGAAACTGATGGGTATCAGAATTTAGTTGAACGTTTCCTTAAGTAAATCCTGAGGGGATGAATTTGTGAAATTAAACATAAGCATACTGCAGCCTAGCTTTAGCCAAGAATTAGAAATGAAAAGCAGAGTGGAGATACTGTATAGGGAGAGATTCACTCAGCAGAAGTGCAACTTGttctaaacagaaaaacaaactggtAATGTTACAAATGAAACTAGCAACAGCAAAGCTGCACTGTCTCCTTGAATTAACAAACCAAATTAGTGATTTAAAGTTTGCAACATAaccagtttgttttttcatttagaaaataATGGATTATGAGAAGCTGAAATATTTTTGTTGTAAAGTGACCCTTTAGTAGGAGATCCATATTTACAGTAATTGGCTGATCCATATTTGTAATTTGGTACTTGTATCtttatacttgttttttttttgtacatgtgcAATGTTTTGTTACAATAATGATTTACTAGATGCATGTCAAGCCGTTAAAGGATCCCAATGTAATGGAAAGAAAATATTTCACTTGTATTACAGATGGACTCATAATTCCTTCAAACCAGCACGTGCTTATTTCAGCCTCCTGTGTGTACTTATTTCTTGTGATATGTTTTTGATTATCTAATgcatgcaataaataataaaacattgtacagaaaataaaacaggaaacatTCCAGAGAAGActtaagttaataaaaaaaaataataatttaaacgtTTCTCGTCATACAGTAACACAGTAGTGTAGctcgatgcaaaagagaagttACCGTGTCATTCTTCCTGCTTGTTTCTGATCTGCGTGAACTACAATTGGGTGACTAACTTGCCAGTTCAATTCACTAAAACTAAACATGAGTTAATGAAACACTGGTAGTGAGTGATAAGATGTGAAATGTATCAACTTTAAAGAGCCTGCAAGTTTATAACACAGTACTGAATTTAAATGAGGACTTGAATTAAGAGAAAGATATGATaggaaaaaatgtaattgtgtcaAAGGAAATAGACTTTCAAAGCAATTAACcacacagattttatttttcagaaaacacATCAAAAGGTTTTTAAATCTGCTGAAATGAAAGTGTAGGgaaaatatttacatttgaaCCTGTATTGGTGAGCGTTTCCCTATAAACAGTTCTGTTTTGATTCTGTGAGCTACAACAGGGCTTCCAGGTCACTTTTGAAACCACCTGCAAGTGTAAGATAATGTGTGAACATAAAGGGATTGTAAGTTCTGTTTTGAAGCTACTTtaagaatgtacacaaacatggAGGGGTTCCCAATCGATTAAGTGTGGCTGAATGTTGTGAACTGTCACCCATGAATCCTACTTTATCATTACATTGAAACTGGTTGTGGGTTTTGAACCTGTTAGAGAATCATGCTGCTCTCCCTATGGTTTTCCATCGATGAGTAAGAGAAGGTTTTATTACCCAAGAGCCAATAACAACTACGGTCAGCTACACAGATAGATAGTTATGAGGGCTGGGAAATAGCCTGAGTAAACAGATAGTGAGAATTAATTTGCGAACTATCACTGTTTCACCATCCCTCGTATTCTAGCACCTGAAGGCAATTGATGATAACATACTGTGGTAAAAGAGATGTCACACTGCCGATACAATGGATGCAATGCTTGCTTTCGATAATTTATTTGTTCTatacttttatttagtttgtatTAATCAACCAAGCTGTTTCCACACTGACGGCATAGCAGGACTGTGCAGTATATCTTATTAATATGGAAGTACTGTAGTAAAAGTTACAGTAAATTATTTGCAGAAAAATGATAAGGAACTTGGGAGACTGTTTGGCTAAAGAGAGTAATTTTGGTTATATTACTGCTTTAAGATTACAATTTTatgtagtgcctttcatagtggaccaccatcacaaagcgctttacagaggaaGGCTGTGAATTGTGCagtatatgcagagtcacttacaataggacattgatttaacatctcatccgcaggatggagcagaaggaggttaagtgacttgctcagggtcacacagtgagtcagtcagtggcagaggtgggatttgaactggtgaccttgtggttacaagccctggactttaaccactggaccacactgcctcctccttAAAGCTAGTTGTAAAATGCTTTATGCAACAGCATAAACATTATTTTATGTAGCTATTGATTTTCAGTGATAGCAGGGTACTATGTTTTACAATATTGTTTCATTGACCAAGGAATAAAGTAACTGAAAGCTTTTCAACAGTATGTTCTGTGTGCAGTGAGCAATTTAAATAACAGAAATGCCTATCACAAAACACTGACACTCGTATTCAGAAACAATGTCTATATTTCTTCTTGTTGGTCCTCAATATTTAACTGACATTGTATCTATATGCAGTGATTCAAAAGGTAACCAAATCAATGCACATCAGCTGCCTGATAAAGCtttactgaattattttggcAGTGCATGCAGCAAATACAGTGTTTGCCCACATTTAGCAATTAATTGCTAAATACCTGCTTTTATGAAACAAATGCAAATGGCTGTACAGTATCGCCGTAGTTAGAAAAAGATACCGTAGCTGCATTAAAATTATATCATAAATAAAAATCCCTACAAATTTATACCCCTCGCTAGGATCAGGGGAGGTGGCTgaacactggcacacagatactgTAGTTGGAATTATCAGAACAGAAGACGCTCCTGTTTACAAAGGGAAGGCTGTCATCGGCAGATGCCCAGAGCTGTGGTTTGTCAGTGGCCAGTCCTGGGACATTCTGGCTCTGTGTTTAGCACTGTCTGATGACTAGATTATTATCCAAGGTGTCCAGTGGTCTGCAATTGTATTCAGTCTGTACTGCGTGACATAATTCTGATCGTTTCTGTAAACAGTGAGCAAATATTTAGTGAAACAGAGTTCATTTACTTTTCAGATGAAAAGCATTTTTGTGCAATGTTCATAATAGTAAATGAAGTATGCTTACACgcagttacaaaaaaaacacaaaaaaaagcaaGGGAACTCGCCATTATTTGTCTGTCTGGACAAATCAAATTGGTAACTTTTTTGATGTACTGTAGCCACTGTGGTTTATTAAATGTTCATGCCATACAGCAAGCAGAGATTGAAATTGGCCATGGTTACAATTCTTTATAACCTTGAATGCATACTGCTGTAAACTAAAACTACCGTAAAGACAGATTCCAAAAGGCAATATGGGGACCACCCACTCAATAGAAGGAAAGCCTAGTATTCAGAAATTGTTTTGGAAATAGCTAAACATGTGTATTGGTATTAGTAATAACATTGTGCATGTTTAAATGTGGGGGGTATTTGCTTAATAGAATTATTTTATTGTCACGCCTGTTTGATGTACTTCCCTTTTTTCAAATTTATGATGGTCTGTGATTGTGTTTGGGGTTCTTGCTCTGACTTTGTCTCCTAGTTTGGAGGAAGTTGATACTTTTGACACGTCAGATTTGTAATACAGTACACGTGCACTAGATGTTTTTAATTGCTGTTAATTTGTGTTAAGTAAATACCTggacttttatattttattaacagaCTGTATAACCTGGATTTGAAGATGAATGAACACAGTTGAATaaatttacactttttttttaattaacaggtGAAGCAAAGAACTTGCTTCCATACCCTGGACCCAACAAGATGAGAGATTGTTTCTGTACAGTAAGCCTGGACCAAGAGGAGGTCTTCCGCACCaaggtttttgaaaaaagtttaaGGTAATATTTTATCTACACAAGTTATTTAGCTTTGTCTCTGTCACCCAGCATTTAAGTCAGTCAGGACAACCATTAACTAAATATTCAGCAACATGTTTTTGATGTCCATTTTGTGGCAAACTAATTGCTGGACTTGTATATTCTGAATAATGTATTCATACGGAGTGCTTTCAAGATACTGTGCTACTGTATATTGATTCTTAAATGTTTCTTTTGCAAATTAATGTGCAGTACAGGCATTGTGGCGCATATTGTAGCTTTGAGATTATTTTCTGAGTTAACATTCAGTTTGCTTTAAAAGTATGGCCTTCTTAACGTCACCCAAAATTGAGTTGGTATATAGCAGCTCCCACAATTAAATCTGAGTATGTTTATCTATCACAGACAGACCTTAGTACTGTGGGCTTTAACTTGACAATGGGGTTTTGCACTGCTGGCTGGGTTGCATCAGACAAAACTAATAAATCTAGGTCTCATATTTGTTAAGAAagaattcaagacccttgttgtGGTGCTACTTCTCTGTGTTCGTATTCTGTATTGCTTGTAGTGACCACCCACCATTAAAAACTGCATTTAagggggggctcctgagtggcgcatccaataaaggcactctgcgtggagtgcaggatgcgtcctgtAGCCTGGAGAGTGCAGGTTTgactgtgaccgggggttcctagggagcggcgcacaactggccgagcgccacccg
The DNA window shown above is from Acipenser ruthenus chromosome 17, fAciRut3.2 maternal haplotype, whole genome shotgun sequence and carries:
- the zbtb38 gene encoding zinc finger and BTB domain-containing protein 38 — translated: MTVMSPGTGDLLDSTHSQAILRCLNDQRTQGLFCDVTIVVEDIKFKAHKNVLAASSLYFKDAFSTQEVWVSGQVLELSDIGSDIFAGILHFIYSAKVEITGTEDVKALIAAGKKLGIPFLENLRNLSHQGKRSFDAAHGRGSSDSALSAAPDSSVQTVKYSLLKNETNSGISDQRTEESVCLDGPRITNAFSIFEAGPSNDPFSPLDLRASAKRTQETEQFQMICPTLNAATATKGEQTRALSEHSYAVSSTVNQVQTTELCEIPVNDLRTESTPTEVPTNHLMNQRCNPLKKRHILSSTLGKVAGVQYTKIAHATLNLTTSHHNKTVEVTSNGNVPQITHNSAESVISVVATDPHVATYRCEYCSETFSNKALLNIHTQVHKKHFVSRLACKFCHKKFTHLKRLRNHEQTCCMTQLDATENKSCEPQFSISNVDNTSSTDGSVQHASPEDKSDSYSDNHIDEDSSPEFTSLPDNGEKAVDGQRMHVCSVCKRSYVTLSSLRRHANVHSWQRAYPCHYCNKVFALAEYRTKHEIWHTGERRYQCIFCLETFMTYYILKNHQKSFHGIDPRLAVNKKSAHGGFKSNLYPFKLYRLLPTTFRKKQYKTYSQTLAETAESNDPPFQVPLAPRPQNSLTTPSVNFENNIIGAQNSPDAVSMGQPSFSMPLTFMATPNIVASVAPCVNFNQLSNPSHMLTSEAGGCPRTALSTTTQNTNTLLTPCPANASSTSSSVISYGYPGPSVIMQTNRVSSVIVHGNEMGVNSDDKDRSDVPFLEMTGNSFSEPDNDDKGHMRTHFKQEELSGMQITETIADKMVQPEGFGDAANIITNILYPGSKTETYIAKPACPGPSFDSQVPPLCQITVKIGDEAMVRRRIKGSKLFQSKRKWGHLADEDQSSVTGKEGNDRNASLRARTEATPVIENETYDDVTDRDTADKLWRPYYSYKPKKKTKGAKKLRTKHRRKCKNLQIPARHLRSNAKDQDCLEGYIDTSYSLHDTVISNPAKMGKHLQKGAYKQTYSCIMCRNVFSSLSALEVHKMSCHAKEQSYLCKTCGKPFSPHEIPYENHAFPLDKKEFVCKNCVEDGSCFNNNLRSHNTEKRYRCSFCPQRFLYLATKKSHEKKHLEKHGKGYSCSYCPKVCKSSAALGMHQKKHFIKSKEEEQEPAGNHCGIAANESKLTAPQNSDADTFRAPKLEHESEVSSNRGFQECKTPDDKTLTLSLEEGLPQTQVPLESALNACPATLSDQLSQFAEPWDQLDQINNDMTGKAYDEYSVQSVKDYQNPHVYSEQFAPLNMMRKMQTCSTHADFPKTEYRYPCKKEPLLQPDYWSSEKKATGDNAN